Proteins encoded by one window of Drosophila melanogaster chromosome X:
- the fs(1)h gene encoding female sterile (1) homeotic, isoform E, which translates to MSSSEPPPRYEPPVEPVNGIVQPPVIPPAERPGRNTNQLQYLIKTVMKVIWKHHFSWPFQQPVDAKKLNLPDYHKIIKQPMDMGTIKKRLENNYYWSAKETIQDFNTMFNNCYVYNKPGEDVVVMAQTLEKVFLQKIESMPKEELELEPVTAKGGKKKQRAPATPKSSSGGAGASTGSGTSSAAVTSGPGSGSTKVSVAASSAQQSGLQGATGAGGGSSSTPGTQPGSGAGGAIAARPVSAMGGTVSSTAGGAPSIPPISTMPPHTVPGSTNTTTTAMAGGVGGPGAAGANPNAAALMASLLNAGQTGAYPGAPGQTAVNSSSLLDGSTAAVAAAAAAAAAAAAAAGGAAGAAGGAGTIPAVAVNAANAVQAYVNAGVSVGVDAVIPPQQPAKIKKGVKRKADTTTPTANAFESPYTQMDSKSAKIATRRESNRQDLTFQGSGYNMSPLGVSGVPGLGGLVAGGVAGVAVAKNKEKLSDALKSCNEILKELFSKKHSGYAWPFYKPVDAEMLGLHDYHDIIKKPMDLGTVKRKMDNREYKSAPEFAADVRLIFTNCYKYNPPDHDVVAMGRKLQDVFEMRYANIPDEPVANAAHHHGHGHGHGHGHGHGHGHGHGHGHGHGYGGSSSLKHDASDSSSEDSSDTENESNSDEERSARLKMLESKLLGLQEEIRKLSEEASAKKKAKKKLKEKKKSIGGGSGSGSASHHCHATGGGANAGGAGGPGSGGHGSVSVPGGVGSLGPGGAGGANLNALLGGSLVGHGGAAVAGGVPNVGALHSQVHDVAMAFSQMAGGGAAAGAGFGAGVTAAGASSGGKAGTLAGALAAGAAAGAGGTTAGSGSSKGAKSKGGRGAKGSGAGGVGASNNAAAGNAAGGAAGAAAGAGSVGGVGGAGAAGGGNASKRAKGSSSAGAGGGVGGANASAGGAGARGSSKKKPSQVMNFDSEEEDTAKPMSYDEKRQLSLDINKLPGDKLGRVVHIIQNREPSLRDSNPDEIEIDFETLKPSTLRELESYVASCLRKKTRKPYYKKPSGKSKDEQMAEKKQELEKRLQDVTGQLGASKKTAKKDESASSKVEAVQPANPVSSSSSSSDSSSSSSSDSSSSDSSDSEAG; encoded by the exons atgtCGTCCAGTGAGCCACCGCCTCGTTACGAGCCACCCGTGGAGCCAGTCAATGGCATTGTACAGCCACCGGTGATTCCACCAGCGGAGCGGCCCGGCCGCAATACGAACCAATTGCAATATCTGATCAAGACGGTGATGAAGGTGATATGGAAGCACCACTTCTCGTGGCCCTTTCAACAGCCCGTCGATGCCAAGAAGCTCAACCTGCCCGACTACCACAAGATCATCAAACAACCCATGGACATGGGTACGATCAAGAAGCGGCTGGAGAACAACTACTATTGGTCCGCCAAGGAGACCATACAGGACTTCAATACGATGTTCAACAATTGCTATGTCTACAACAAGCCCGGCGAGGATGTAGTGGTTATGGCCCAGACGCTCGAGAAGGTCTTCCTGCAGAAGATCGAATCGATGCCTAAGGAGGAGCTTGAACTGGAGCCGGTCACGGCCAAGGGTGGCAAAAAGAAGCAACGGGCGCCGGCTACGCCCAAGTCATCGTCGGGTGGCGCTGGAGCATCCACCGGTTCTGGTACATCCTCGGCAGCAGTTACCAGCGGACCAGGTAGTGGCTCCACCAAGGTGTCAGTCGCTGCCTCATCCGCACAACAGTCCGGCCTGCAAGGAGCGACGGGAGCAGGCGGTGGATCTTCAAGTACACCGGGAACTCAGCCGGGTTCCGGTGCGGGAGGAGCGATCGCCGCCCGACCCGTATCCGCCATGGGCGGCACGGTTTCATCGACGGCCGGCGGTGCACCGTCCATACCACCGATTAGCACAATGCCACCGCACACGGTACCCGGCAGCACCAATACGACGACGACAGCGATGGCTGGCGGCGTTGGTGGGCCAGGTGCAGCTGGAGCCAATCCCAATGCTGCCGCCCTGATGGCTAGTCTTCTGAATGCGGGCCAAACGGGCGCCTATCCCGGTGCGCCCGGCCAGACGGCGGTCAATAGCTCCTCGCTTCTAGATGGCAGTACAGCCGCAgtagcggcggcagcagcagcggctgcggcggcggcggcggcggcaggaGGTGCAGCGGGAGCCGCTGGAGGAGCAGGGACAATACCAGCAGTTGCCGTCAATGCCGCTAACGCCGTTCAGGCCTATGTGAATGCGGGCGTGAGCGTCGGAGTGGACGCCGTGATACCGCCTCAGCAGCCCGCCAAAATAAAGAAGGGTGTCAAACGGAAGGCGGACACAACAACGCCGACGGCCAATGCCTTTGAATCCCCGTACACGCAAATGGACTCCAAATCGGCCAAGATTGCGACGCGGCGGGAGTCGAATCGTCAG GATCTTACATTCCAGGGCTCGGGATACAATATGTCGCCGCTAGGCGTCTCCGGAGTGCCCGGACTTGGCGGTCTAGTTGCCGGCGGCGTGGCTGGTGTTGCGGTGGCCAAGAACAAGGAGAAGCTGTCGGATGCGCTCAAGTCGTGCAACGAAATCCTCAAGGAGCTCTTCTCGAAGAAGCACTCGGGCTATGCTTGGCCATTCTACAAGCCAGTGGACGCGGAAATGCTTGGCCTGCATGACTACCACGACATCATCAAGAAACCAATGGATCTGGGCACAGTCAAGCGGAAAATGGACAATCGCGAGTACAAGAGCGCGCCGGAATTTGCCGCCGACGTGCGATTAATATTCACCAACTGCTACAAGTACAATCCGCCAGATCATGATGTTGTGGCCATGGGTCGCAAGCTGCAAGACGTATTTGAGATGCGCTATGCCAACATCCCCGATGAGCCGGTAGCCAATGCGGCCCACCATCACGGACATGGCCACGGGCATGGTCATGGCCATGGCCACGGTCACGGGCATGGTCACGGACATGGTCATGGTCACGGATACGGCGGCTCCTCCTCACTCAAGCACGATGCCAGCGATTCGTCCAGCGAGGACTCCAGCGATACCGAAAACGAATCCAACTCGGATGAGGAGCGGAGCGCTAGGCTGAAGATGCTCGAGTCCAAGCTGCTCGGTCTGCAGGAGGAGATCCGTAAGCTGTCAGAGGAGGCCTCCGCCAAAAAGAAGGCGAAGAAAAAACTcaaggaaaagaaaaagtcAATAGGCGGCGGATCAGGCTCTGGTTCGGCTTCGCACCATTGTCACGCCACGGGCGGCGGTGCAAATGCTGGCGGAGCAGGCGGTCCCGGATCAGGCGGCCATGGGAGCGTTTCCGTGCCAGGCGGTGTCGGGTCCTTGGGTCCCGGTGGAGCGGGCGGCGCTAATCTCAACGCGCTGCTCGGTGGCTCATTGGTTGGCCATGGCGGAGCGGCCGTCGCAGGAGGCGTTCCCAATGTGGGTGCGTTGCACAGCCAGGTTCACGACGTGGCCATGGCCTTTAGCCAGATGGCGGGCGGCGGTGCCGCGGCCGGTGCTGGCTTTGGTGCCGGTGTgacagcagcaggagcatcGTCGGGCGGCAAGGCGGGCACACTGGCCGGCGCTCTGGCAGCGGGCGCAGCGGCAGGTGCCGGCGGTACGACGgctggcagcggcagcagtaaAGGTGCTAAGAGCAAGGGCGGACGTGGCGCAAAGGGCAGCGGAGCCGGCGGCGTTGGTGCCAGCAATAATGCCGCTGCGGGCAATGCGGCTGGTGGCGCAGCGGGAGCTGCAGCGGGCGCTGGATCTGTTGGAGGTGTTGGCGGTGCAGGAGCAGCGGGCGGCGGCAATGCCTCCAAGCGGGCCAAGGGCAGCAGTTCGGCGGGCGCTGGCGGTGGTGTTGGTGGCGCGAATGCCAGCGCCGGTGGCGCCGGCGCACGCGGCAGCAGCAAGAAGAAGCCTAGCCAGGTGATGAACTTTGACTCCGAGGAGGAGGACACGGCCAAGCCAATGTCGTACGATGAGAAGCGCCAGTTGTCGCTCGACATCAACAAGTTGCCAG GGGACAAGCTGGGCCGTGTGGTTCACATTATCCAGAATCGGGAGCCATCGCTGCGTGACTCCAATCCCGATGAAATAGAGATCGACTTCGAGACGCTGAAGCCGTCGACGCTGCGCGAGCTAGAAAGCTATGTGGCGTCGTGTTTGCGCAAAAAAACACGTAAGCCATATT ATAAAAAGCCTTCTGGCAAGTCGAAGGACGAGCAGATGGCCGAGAAAAAGCAGGAACTGGAGAAGCGCCTGCAGGACGTCACCGGCCAACTGGGGGCAAGCAAGAAAACCGCCAAGAAAG ATGAGTCCGCTTCGAGCAAGGTCGAGGCAGTGCAGCCGGCGAATCCCGTGTCGTCGAGTTCCAGTTCCAGCGATTCATCGTCGTCGAGTTCGAGTGATAGCAGTTCGAGTGACTCGAGCGACAGTGAAGCAGGTTAG
- the fs(1)h gene encoding female sterile (1) homeotic, isoform H: MSSSEPPPRYEPPVEPVNGIVQPPVIPPAERPGRNTNQLQYLIKTVMKVIWKHHFSWPFQQPVDAKKLNLPDYHKIIKQPMDMGTIKKRLENNYYWSAKETIQDFNTMFNNCYVYNKPGEDVVVMAQTLEKVFLQKIESMPKEELELEPVTAKGGKKKQRAPATPKSSSGGAGASTGSGTSSAAVTSGPGSGSTKVSVAASSAQQSGLQGATGAGGGSSSTPGTQPGSGAGGAIAARPVSAMGGTVSSTAGGAPSIPPISTMPPHTVPGSTNTTTTAMAGGVGGPGAAGANPNAAALMASLLNAGQTGAYPGAPGQTAVNSSSLLDGSTAAVAAAAAAAAAAAAAAGGAAGAAGGAGTIPAVAVNAANAVQAYVNAGVSVGVDAVIPPQQPAKIKKGVKRKADTTTPTANAFESPYTQMDSKSAKIATRRESNRQGSGYNMSPLGVSGVPGLGGLVAGGVAGVAVAKNKEKLSDALKSCNEILKELFSKKHSGYAWPFYKPVDAEMLGLHDYHDIIKKPMDLGTVKRKMDNREYKSAPEFAADVRLIFTNCYKYNPPDHDVVAMGRKLQDVFEMRYANIPDEPVANAAHHHGHGHGHGHGHGHGHGHGHGHGHGHGYGGSSSLKHDASDSSSEDSSDTENESNSDEERSARLKMLESKLLGLQEEIRKLSEEASAKKKAKKKLKEKKKSIGGGSGSGSASHHCHATGGGANAGGAGGPGSGGHGSVSVPGGVGSLGPGGAGGANLNALLGGSLVGHGGAAVAGGVPNVGALHSQVHDVAMAFSQMAGGGAAAGAGFGAGVTAAGASSGGKAGTLAGALAAGAAAGAGGTTAGSGSSKGAKSKGGRGAKGSGAGGVGASNNAAAGNAAGGAAGAAAGAGSVGGVGGAGAAGGGNASKRAKGSSSAGAGGGVGGANASAGGAGARGSSKKKPSQVMNFDSEEEDTAKPMSYDEKRQLSLDINKLPGDKLGRVVHIIQNREPSLRDSNPDEIEIDFETLKPSTLRELESYVASCLRKKTRKPYYKKPSGKSKDEQMAEKKQELEKRLQDVTGQLGASKKTAKKDESASSKVEAVQPANPVSSSSSSSDSSSSSSSDSSSSDSSDSEAG; this comes from the exons atgtCGTCCAGTGAGCCACCGCCTCGTTACGAGCCACCCGTGGAGCCAGTCAATGGCATTGTACAGCCACCGGTGATTCCACCAGCGGAGCGGCCCGGCCGCAATACGAACCAATTGCAATATCTGATCAAGACGGTGATGAAGGTGATATGGAAGCACCACTTCTCGTGGCCCTTTCAACAGCCCGTCGATGCCAAGAAGCTCAACCTGCCCGACTACCACAAGATCATCAAACAACCCATGGACATGGGTACGATCAAGAAGCGGCTGGAGAACAACTACTATTGGTCCGCCAAGGAGACCATACAGGACTTCAATACGATGTTCAACAATTGCTATGTCTACAACAAGCCCGGCGAGGATGTAGTGGTTATGGCCCAGACGCTCGAGAAGGTCTTCCTGCAGAAGATCGAATCGATGCCTAAGGAGGAGCTTGAACTGGAGCCGGTCACGGCCAAGGGTGGCAAAAAGAAGCAACGGGCGCCGGCTACGCCCAAGTCATCGTCGGGTGGCGCTGGAGCATCCACCGGTTCTGGTACATCCTCGGCAGCAGTTACCAGCGGACCAGGTAGTGGCTCCACCAAGGTGTCAGTCGCTGCCTCATCCGCACAACAGTCCGGCCTGCAAGGAGCGACGGGAGCAGGCGGTGGATCTTCAAGTACACCGGGAACTCAGCCGGGTTCCGGTGCGGGAGGAGCGATCGCCGCCCGACCCGTATCCGCCATGGGCGGCACGGTTTCATCGACGGCCGGCGGTGCACCGTCCATACCACCGATTAGCACAATGCCACCGCACACGGTACCCGGCAGCACCAATACGACGACGACAGCGATGGCTGGCGGCGTTGGTGGGCCAGGTGCAGCTGGAGCCAATCCCAATGCTGCCGCCCTGATGGCTAGTCTTCTGAATGCGGGCCAAACGGGCGCCTATCCCGGTGCGCCCGGCCAGACGGCGGTCAATAGCTCCTCGCTTCTAGATGGCAGTACAGCCGCAgtagcggcggcagcagcagcggctgcggcggcggcggcggcggcaggaGGTGCAGCGGGAGCCGCTGGAGGAGCAGGGACAATACCAGCAGTTGCCGTCAATGCCGCTAACGCCGTTCAGGCCTATGTGAATGCGGGCGTGAGCGTCGGAGTGGACGCCGTGATACCGCCTCAGCAGCCCGCCAAAATAAAGAAGGGTGTCAAACGGAAGGCGGACACAACAACGCCGACGGCCAATGCCTTTGAATCCCCGTACACGCAAATGGACTCCAAATCGGCCAAGATTGCGACGCGGCGGGAGTCGAATCGTCAG GGCTCGGGATACAATATGTCGCCGCTAGGCGTCTCCGGAGTGCCCGGACTTGGCGGTCTAGTTGCCGGCGGCGTGGCTGGTGTTGCGGTGGCCAAGAACAAGGAGAAGCTGTCGGATGCGCTCAAGTCGTGCAACGAAATCCTCAAGGAGCTCTTCTCGAAGAAGCACTCGGGCTATGCTTGGCCATTCTACAAGCCAGTGGACGCGGAAATGCTTGGCCTGCATGACTACCACGACATCATCAAGAAACCAATGGATCTGGGCACAGTCAAGCGGAAAATGGACAATCGCGAGTACAAGAGCGCGCCGGAATTTGCCGCCGACGTGCGATTAATATTCACCAACTGCTACAAGTACAATCCGCCAGATCATGATGTTGTGGCCATGGGTCGCAAGCTGCAAGACGTATTTGAGATGCGCTATGCCAACATCCCCGATGAGCCGGTAGCCAATGCGGCCCACCATCACGGACATGGCCACGGGCATGGTCATGGCCATGGCCACGGTCACGGGCATGGTCACGGACATGGTCATGGTCACGGATACGGCGGCTCCTCCTCACTCAAGCACGATGCCAGCGATTCGTCCAGCGAGGACTCCAGCGATACCGAAAACGAATCCAACTCGGATGAGGAGCGGAGCGCTAGGCTGAAGATGCTCGAGTCCAAGCTGCTCGGTCTGCAGGAGGAGATCCGTAAGCTGTCAGAGGAGGCCTCCGCCAAAAAGAAGGCGAAGAAAAAACTcaaggaaaagaaaaagtcAATAGGCGGCGGATCAGGCTCTGGTTCGGCTTCGCACCATTGTCACGCCACGGGCGGCGGTGCAAATGCTGGCGGAGCAGGCGGTCCCGGATCAGGCGGCCATGGGAGCGTTTCCGTGCCAGGCGGTGTCGGGTCCTTGGGTCCCGGTGGAGCGGGCGGCGCTAATCTCAACGCGCTGCTCGGTGGCTCATTGGTTGGCCATGGCGGAGCGGCCGTCGCAGGAGGCGTTCCCAATGTGGGTGCGTTGCACAGCCAGGTTCACGACGTGGCCATGGCCTTTAGCCAGATGGCGGGCGGCGGTGCCGCGGCCGGTGCTGGCTTTGGTGCCGGTGTgacagcagcaggagcatcGTCGGGCGGCAAGGCGGGCACACTGGCCGGCGCTCTGGCAGCGGGCGCAGCGGCAGGTGCCGGCGGTACGACGgctggcagcggcagcagtaaAGGTGCTAAGAGCAAGGGCGGACGTGGCGCAAAGGGCAGCGGAGCCGGCGGCGTTGGTGCCAGCAATAATGCCGCTGCGGGCAATGCGGCTGGTGGCGCAGCGGGAGCTGCAGCGGGCGCTGGATCTGTTGGAGGTGTTGGCGGTGCAGGAGCAGCGGGCGGCGGCAATGCCTCCAAGCGGGCCAAGGGCAGCAGTTCGGCGGGCGCTGGCGGTGGTGTTGGTGGCGCGAATGCCAGCGCCGGTGGCGCCGGCGCACGCGGCAGCAGCAAGAAGAAGCCTAGCCAGGTGATGAACTTTGACTCCGAGGAGGAGGACACGGCCAAGCCAATGTCGTACGATGAGAAGCGCCAGTTGTCGCTCGACATCAACAAGTTGCCAG GGGACAAGCTGGGCCGTGTGGTTCACATTATCCAGAATCGGGAGCCATCGCTGCGTGACTCCAATCCCGATGAAATAGAGATCGACTTCGAGACGCTGAAGCCGTCGACGCTGCGCGAGCTAGAAAGCTATGTGGCGTCGTGTTTGCGCAAAAAAACACGTAAGCCATATT ATAAAAAGCCTTCTGGCAAGTCGAAGGACGAGCAGATGGCCGAGAAAAAGCAGGAACTGGAGAAGCGCCTGCAGGACGTCACCGGCCAACTGGGGGCAAGCAAGAAAACCGCCAAGAAAG ATGAGTCCGCTTCGAGCAAGGTCGAGGCAGTGCAGCCGGCGAATCCCGTGTCGTCGAGTTCCAGTTCCAGCGATTCATCGTCGTCGAGTTCGAGTGATAGCAGTTCGAGTGACTCGAGCGACAGTGAAGCAGGTTAG
- the fs(1)h gene encoding female sterile (1) homeotic, isoform I — translation MSSSEPPPRYEPPVEPVNGIVQPPVIPPAERPGRNTNQLQYLIKTVMKVIWKHHFSWPFQQPVDAKKLNLPDYHKIIKQPMDMGTIKKRLENNYYWSAKETIQDFNTMFNNCYVYNKPGEDVVVMAQTLEKVFLQKIESMPKEELELEPVTAKGGKKKQRAPATPKSSSGGAGASTGSGTSSAAVTSGPGSGSTKVSVAASSAQQSGLQGATGAGGGSSSTPGTQPGSGAGGAIAARPVSAMGGTVSSTAGGAPSIPPISTMPPHTVPGSTNTTTTAMAGGVGGPGAAGANPNAAALMASLLNAGQTGAYPGAPGQTAVNSSSLLDGSTAAVAAAAAAAAAAAAAAGGAAGAAGGAGTIPAVAVNAANAVQAYVNAGVSVGVDAVIPPQQPAKIKKGVKRKADTTTPTANAFESPYTQMDSKSAKIATRRESNRQVIGKKDLTFQGSGYNMSPLGVSGVPGLGGLVAGGVAGVAVAKNKEKLSDALKSCNEILKELFSKKHSGYAWPFYKPVDAEMLGLHDYHDIIKKPMDLGTVKRKMDNREYKSAPEFAADVRLIFTNCYKYNPPDHDVVAMGRKLQDVFEMRYANIPDEPVANAAHHHGHGHGHGHGHGHGHGHGHGHGHGHGYGGSSSLKHDASDSSSEDSSDTENESNSDEERSARLKMLESKLLGLQEEIRKLSEEASAKKKAKKKLKEKKKSIGGGSGSGSASHHCHATGGGANAGGAGGPGSGGHGSVSVPGGVGSLGPGGAGGANLNALLGGSLVGHGGAAVAGGVPNVGALHSQVHDVAMAFSQMAGGGAAAGAGFGAGVTAAGASSGGKAGTLAGALAAGAAAGAGGTTAGSGSSKGAKSKGGRGAKGSGAGGVGASNNAAAGNAAGGAAGAAAGAGSVGGVGGAGAAGGGNASKRAKGSSSAGAGGGVGGANASAGGAGARGSSKKKPSQVMNFDSEEEDTAKPMSYDEKRQLSLDINKLPGDKLGRVVHIIQNREPSLRDSNPDEIEIDFETLKPSTLRELESYVASCLRKKTRKPYYKKPSGKSKDEQMAEKKQELEKRLQDVTGQLGASKKTAKKDESASSKVEAVQPANPVSSSSSSSDSSSSSSSDSSSSDSSDSEAG, via the exons atgtCGTCCAGTGAGCCACCGCCTCGTTACGAGCCACCCGTGGAGCCAGTCAATGGCATTGTACAGCCACCGGTGATTCCACCAGCGGAGCGGCCCGGCCGCAATACGAACCAATTGCAATATCTGATCAAGACGGTGATGAAGGTGATATGGAAGCACCACTTCTCGTGGCCCTTTCAACAGCCCGTCGATGCCAAGAAGCTCAACCTGCCCGACTACCACAAGATCATCAAACAACCCATGGACATGGGTACGATCAAGAAGCGGCTGGAGAACAACTACTATTGGTCCGCCAAGGAGACCATACAGGACTTCAATACGATGTTCAACAATTGCTATGTCTACAACAAGCCCGGCGAGGATGTAGTGGTTATGGCCCAGACGCTCGAGAAGGTCTTCCTGCAGAAGATCGAATCGATGCCTAAGGAGGAGCTTGAACTGGAGCCGGTCACGGCCAAGGGTGGCAAAAAGAAGCAACGGGCGCCGGCTACGCCCAAGTCATCGTCGGGTGGCGCTGGAGCATCCACCGGTTCTGGTACATCCTCGGCAGCAGTTACCAGCGGACCAGGTAGTGGCTCCACCAAGGTGTCAGTCGCTGCCTCATCCGCACAACAGTCCGGCCTGCAAGGAGCGACGGGAGCAGGCGGTGGATCTTCAAGTACACCGGGAACTCAGCCGGGTTCCGGTGCGGGAGGAGCGATCGCCGCCCGACCCGTATCCGCCATGGGCGGCACGGTTTCATCGACGGCCGGCGGTGCACCGTCCATACCACCGATTAGCACAATGCCACCGCACACGGTACCCGGCAGCACCAATACGACGACGACAGCGATGGCTGGCGGCGTTGGTGGGCCAGGTGCAGCTGGAGCCAATCCCAATGCTGCCGCCCTGATGGCTAGTCTTCTGAATGCGGGCCAAACGGGCGCCTATCCCGGTGCGCCCGGCCAGACGGCGGTCAATAGCTCCTCGCTTCTAGATGGCAGTACAGCCGCAgtagcggcggcagcagcagcggctgcggcggcggcggcggcggcaggaGGTGCAGCGGGAGCCGCTGGAGGAGCAGGGACAATACCAGCAGTTGCCGTCAATGCCGCTAACGCCGTTCAGGCCTATGTGAATGCGGGCGTGAGCGTCGGAGTGGACGCCGTGATACCGCCTCAGCAGCCCGCCAAAATAAAGAAGGGTGTCAAACGGAAGGCGGACACAACAACGCCGACGGCCAATGCCTTTGAATCCCCGTACACGCAAATGGACTCCAAATCGGCCAAGATTGCGACGCGGCGGGAGTCGAATCGTCAGGTAATTGGCAAGAAG GATCTTACATTCCAGGGCTCGGGATACAATATGTCGCCGCTAGGCGTCTCCGGAGTGCCCGGACTTGGCGGTCTAGTTGCCGGCGGCGTGGCTGGTGTTGCGGTGGCCAAGAACAAGGAGAAGCTGTCGGATGCGCTCAAGTCGTGCAACGAAATCCTCAAGGAGCTCTTCTCGAAGAAGCACTCGGGCTATGCTTGGCCATTCTACAAGCCAGTGGACGCGGAAATGCTTGGCCTGCATGACTACCACGACATCATCAAGAAACCAATGGATCTGGGCACAGTCAAGCGGAAAATGGACAATCGCGAGTACAAGAGCGCGCCGGAATTTGCCGCCGACGTGCGATTAATATTCACCAACTGCTACAAGTACAATCCGCCAGATCATGATGTTGTGGCCATGGGTCGCAAGCTGCAAGACGTATTTGAGATGCGCTATGCCAACATCCCCGATGAGCCGGTAGCCAATGCGGCCCACCATCACGGACATGGCCACGGGCATGGTCATGGCCATGGCCACGGTCACGGGCATGGTCACGGACATGGTCATGGTCACGGATACGGCGGCTCCTCCTCACTCAAGCACGATGCCAGCGATTCGTCCAGCGAGGACTCCAGCGATACCGAAAACGAATCCAACTCGGATGAGGAGCGGAGCGCTAGGCTGAAGATGCTCGAGTCCAAGCTGCTCGGTCTGCAGGAGGAGATCCGTAAGCTGTCAGAGGAGGCCTCCGCCAAAAAGAAGGCGAAGAAAAAACTcaaggaaaagaaaaagtcAATAGGCGGCGGATCAGGCTCTGGTTCGGCTTCGCACCATTGTCACGCCACGGGCGGCGGTGCAAATGCTGGCGGAGCAGGCGGTCCCGGATCAGGCGGCCATGGGAGCGTTTCCGTGCCAGGCGGTGTCGGGTCCTTGGGTCCCGGTGGAGCGGGCGGCGCTAATCTCAACGCGCTGCTCGGTGGCTCATTGGTTGGCCATGGCGGAGCGGCCGTCGCAGGAGGCGTTCCCAATGTGGGTGCGTTGCACAGCCAGGTTCACGACGTGGCCATGGCCTTTAGCCAGATGGCGGGCGGCGGTGCCGCGGCCGGTGCTGGCTTTGGTGCCGGTGTgacagcagcaggagcatcGTCGGGCGGCAAGGCGGGCACACTGGCCGGCGCTCTGGCAGCGGGCGCAGCGGCAGGTGCCGGCGGTACGACGgctggcagcggcagcagtaaAGGTGCTAAGAGCAAGGGCGGACGTGGCGCAAAGGGCAGCGGAGCCGGCGGCGTTGGTGCCAGCAATAATGCCGCTGCGGGCAATGCGGCTGGTGGCGCAGCGGGAGCTGCAGCGGGCGCTGGATCTGTTGGAGGTGTTGGCGGTGCAGGAGCAGCGGGCGGCGGCAATGCCTCCAAGCGGGCCAAGGGCAGCAGTTCGGCGGGCGCTGGCGGTGGTGTTGGTGGCGCGAATGCCAGCGCCGGTGGCGCCGGCGCACGCGGCAGCAGCAAGAAGAAGCCTAGCCAGGTGATGAACTTTGACTCCGAGGAGGAGGACACGGCCAAGCCAATGTCGTACGATGAGAAGCGCCAGTTGTCGCTCGACATCAACAAGTTGCCAG GGGACAAGCTGGGCCGTGTGGTTCACATTATCCAGAATCGGGAGCCATCGCTGCGTGACTCCAATCCCGATGAAATAGAGATCGACTTCGAGACGCTGAAGCCGTCGACGCTGCGCGAGCTAGAAAGCTATGTGGCGTCGTGTTTGCGCAAAAAAACACGTAAGCCATATT ATAAAAAGCCTTCTGGCAAGTCGAAGGACGAGCAGATGGCCGAGAAAAAGCAGGAACTGGAGAAGCGCCTGCAGGACGTCACCGGCCAACTGGGGGCAAGCAAGAAAACCGCCAAGAAAG ATGAGTCCGCTTCGAGCAAGGTCGAGGCAGTGCAGCCGGCGAATCCCGTGTCGTCGAGTTCCAGTTCCAGCGATTCATCGTCGTCGAGTTCGAGTGATAGCAGTTCGAGTGACTCGAGCGACAGTGAAGCAGGTTAG